The following are encoded in a window of Mycolicibacterium tusciae JS617 genomic DNA:
- the glmS gene encoding glutamine--fructose-6-phosphate transaminase (isomerizing) — protein MCGIVGYVGQRPACDVVVDALRRMEYRGYDSSGVALLDGKGGLTVRRRAGRLANLETALAESDAGTLAGSTGLGHTRWATHGRPTDRNAHPHCDAAEKITVVHNGIIENYAVLRAELEAAGVEFASDTDTEVAVHLVSWQYRHGPTAGDFPASVLAVLRRLEGHFTLVFANADDPGTIVAARRSTPLVLGVGDGEMFVGSDVSAFIEYTRDAVELGQDQAVIVTASGYRITDFNGADDSANAREFHIDWDISAAEKGGYEFFMLKEIAEQPAAVSDTLLGHFVDGRVVLDEQRLSDQELREIDKVFVVACGTAFHSGLLAKYAIEHWTRLPVEAELASEFRYRDPVLDQHTLVVAISQSGETADTLEAVRHAKEQKAKVLAICNTNGSQIPRECDAVLYTRAGPEIGVASTKTFLAQITANYLVGLALAQARGTKYPDEVEREYRALEAMPDLVARVLDTVEPVFELARRFAQSQTVLFLGRHVGYPVALEGALKLKELAYMHAEGFAAGELKHGPIALIEEGLPVIVVMPSPKNSRTLHAKLLSNIREIQARGAITIVIAEEGDDTVRPHADHLIEIPAVPTLFQPLLSTIPLQIFAAGVAQARGYDVDKPRNLAKSVTVE, from the coding sequence ATGTGCGGAATCGTCGGCTATGTCGGGCAGCGTCCGGCCTGCGACGTTGTCGTTGACGCGTTGCGCCGGATGGAATACCGCGGGTACGACTCGTCAGGTGTGGCCCTGCTCGACGGAAAAGGCGGCCTGACGGTGCGGCGCCGGGCCGGGCGGCTCGCCAATCTCGAGACTGCGCTGGCCGAATCCGATGCAGGCACCCTTGCGGGCAGCACCGGGCTGGGTCATACCCGCTGGGCGACCCACGGCAGGCCCACCGATCGCAACGCCCATCCGCATTGTGACGCCGCCGAGAAGATCACGGTTGTCCACAACGGCATCATCGAGAATTACGCCGTCCTGCGCGCCGAACTGGAAGCGGCGGGCGTGGAGTTCGCCAGCGACACAGACACCGAAGTGGCCGTACATCTGGTGTCCTGGCAGTACCGCCATGGTCCCACCGCAGGCGACTTCCCCGCTTCTGTGCTTGCCGTGCTGCGCCGGCTCGAAGGCCATTTCACCCTCGTCTTCGCCAATGCCGACGATCCCGGCACGATCGTCGCCGCTCGACGATCCACGCCGTTGGTACTCGGTGTCGGCGACGGCGAGATGTTCGTCGGTTCAGACGTTTCAGCGTTCATCGAATACACCCGAGACGCCGTCGAGCTCGGTCAGGACCAGGCGGTGATCGTCACCGCGAGCGGCTATCGCATCACCGACTTCAACGGCGCCGACGACTCCGCGAATGCCCGCGAATTCCATATCGACTGGGACATCTCGGCTGCCGAAAAGGGTGGCTACGAGTTCTTCATGCTCAAGGAGATCGCCGAGCAGCCTGCCGCGGTCTCCGACACCCTGCTCGGCCATTTCGTCGACGGCCGCGTCGTGCTCGACGAGCAGCGCCTCTCCGATCAGGAGCTGCGTGAGATCGACAAGGTATTCGTGGTGGCCTGCGGCACGGCCTTCCATTCCGGCTTGCTGGCCAAGTATGCGATCGAGCACTGGACCCGCCTACCCGTCGAGGCCGAGCTGGCGAGCGAGTTCCGTTACCGTGACCCGGTTTTGGACCAGCACACCCTCGTCGTCGCCATCTCGCAGTCCGGCGAGACGGCAGACACGCTGGAAGCGGTGCGGCACGCCAAGGAGCAGAAGGCCAAGGTGCTGGCCATCTGCAACACCAACGGGTCACAGATTCCGCGTGAGTGCGACGCAGTCCTCTACACGCGTGCCGGTCCGGAGATCGGGGTGGCGTCGACCAAGACGTTCCTCGCGCAGATCACCGCCAACTATCTTGTCGGACTTGCCCTCGCGCAGGCTCGCGGCACGAAGTATCCCGACGAGGTGGAGCGTGAGTACCGCGCTCTGGAGGCCATGCCCGATCTCGTCGCACGGGTACTCGACACCGTCGAGCCGGTATTCGAACTGGCCCGGCGCTTCGCTCAGTCGCAGACAGTGCTGTTCCTCGGCCGTCACGTCGGCTACCCGGTCGCGCTCGAGGGCGCGCTCAAGCTCAAGGAATTGGCGTACATGCACGCCGAGGGTTTCGCGGCCGGCGAGCTCAAGCACGGGCCGATCGCGTTGATCGAGGAGGGCTTGCCGGTCATCGTAGTGATGCCGTCGCCGAAGAACTCCCGGACGCTACATGCCAAGCTGCTCTCGAACATCCGCGAGATACAGGCCCGAGGCGCGATCACCATCGTCATCGCCGAAGAGGGCGACGACACCGTCCGGCCGCACGCAGACCATCTGATCGAGATTCCTGCGGTACCAACGCTCTTCCAGCCGCTCCTGTCGACGATTCCGTTGCAGATCTTCGCCGCGGGCGTCGCGCAGGCGCGCGGCTATGACGTCGACAAGCCGCGCAACCTGGCCAAGTCGGTCACCGTCGAGTAA
- a CDS encoding dienelactone hydrolase family protein: MARTAKLFNALKRRGPHRVLRGDLAFAGLPGVVFTPESGRNLAGVAFGHDWLTRDDRYYGTLEHLASWGIVAAAPDTETGLAPSVLNLSFDLGTTLDIIAGVRLGPGKISVHPTKLGVAGHGFGGSAAVFAAAGMPGRLKAVVAAFPTVTKPRAEEPASTLRVPGLILSDPGDPMSLRSNAVELARVWKGGTLRAVSKVKAGGLVEGRRLAKAVGLPGADRGTQKIVRALMTGYLLHTLTGDKAYRDFADPEVALPKAVTMDPFADDPVALENKVVALLKP; the protein is encoded by the coding sequence GTGGCGAGGACGGCGAAGCTCTTCAATGCGTTGAAGCGCCGCGGGCCGCATCGCGTTCTGCGTGGTGACCTGGCATTTGCTGGACTGCCCGGCGTCGTCTTCACCCCGGAGTCGGGGCGCAATCTCGCGGGGGTGGCATTCGGCCACGATTGGCTCACACGTGACGACCGTTACTACGGAACGCTGGAGCATCTGGCGTCGTGGGGCATCGTCGCCGCGGCGCCCGACACCGAGACCGGCCTGGCACCGTCGGTGCTCAATCTCTCCTTCGACCTGGGCACGACGCTCGACATCATCGCCGGGGTGCGGCTCGGACCGGGAAAGATCAGCGTGCACCCCACCAAGCTCGGCGTGGCCGGACACGGCTTCGGCGGGTCTGCGGCCGTGTTCGCGGCGGCGGGGATGCCCGGCAGATTGAAAGCCGTCGTGGCGGCGTTCCCGACGGTCACCAAGCCGCGCGCCGAAGAGCCCGCGTCGACGCTGCGGGTGCCCGGCCTGATCCTGTCCGATCCCGGAGACCCGATGTCGTTGCGCTCCAACGCTGTCGAACTCGCGCGGGTCTGGAAGGGCGGCACGTTGCGCGCCGTGAGCAAGGTGAAGGCCGGTGGGCTCGTCGAGGGCCGCCGGCTGGCCAAGGCGGTCGGACTGCCGGGCGCTGATCGCGGTACGCAGAAGATCGTGCGCGCATTGATGACCGGATATCTTCTGCACACGCTCACCGGCGACAAGGCCTACCGCGACTTCGCCGATCCTGAGGTCGCGTTACCCAAGGCCGTGACGATGGACCCGTTCGCCGACGATCCGGTGGCGCTCGAAAACAAAGTCGTCGCACTATTGAAGCCCTGA
- a CDS encoding LLM class F420-dependent oxidoreductase: MRTGIFLNYAGGFLEAVDQVVELEKIGVDVVFVAEAYSYDAISQLGFLAAKTSRMELATGVVPIYIRTPTLLAMTAAGLDYVSDGRFRLGIGTSGPQVMEGFHGVPFDAPLGRTREVVDICRQVWRRERVTHDGKHYQIPLPADQGTGLGKPLQLINHPVRDRIPINIAALGPKNVELTAEIADGWQPVFFLPEKANDVWGDSLRAGFAKRDPVLGPLDVTVSAPLAIGDDVDDRLAWTKPQLALYIGGMGARGKNFYHSLATRYGYGEVADDIQDLYLAGKKSEAIAAVPDELVRAVSLVGPRGFVKERLAAFVEAGATTLLLQPLSGDRAETLRYVEELRELLP; this comes from the coding sequence TTGCGGACCGGGATCTTCCTCAACTACGCAGGCGGTTTCCTCGAGGCCGTCGACCAAGTCGTCGAACTCGAGAAGATCGGCGTCGACGTCGTGTTCGTCGCCGAGGCCTACTCCTACGACGCGATCAGCCAGCTCGGGTTCCTGGCGGCCAAGACGTCACGGATGGAACTGGCCACCGGGGTCGTCCCGATCTACATCCGCACCCCAACGCTGCTCGCGATGACCGCCGCCGGGCTGGACTATGTGTCCGACGGCAGGTTCCGGTTGGGCATCGGCACCTCCGGCCCACAGGTCATGGAGGGCTTTCACGGTGTGCCCTTCGACGCACCCCTGGGCCGGACCCGCGAGGTCGTCGACATCTGCAGACAGGTGTGGCGCCGGGAACGGGTGACCCACGACGGCAAGCACTATCAGATTCCGCTGCCGGCGGATCAGGGCACCGGCCTCGGCAAACCGCTGCAGTTGATCAATCATCCTGTCCGCGATCGCATTCCGATCAATATCGCGGCACTCGGCCCGAAGAACGTCGAACTCACCGCCGAGATCGCCGACGGCTGGCAGCCGGTGTTCTTCCTCCCGGAGAAGGCCAACGACGTGTGGGGCGACTCGCTGCGGGCGGGCTTCGCGAAACGCGATCCGGTACTGGGCCCGCTGGACGTCACGGTCAGCGCTCCGCTGGCCATCGGGGATGACGTCGACGACCGACTGGCCTGGACGAAACCACAACTGGCGCTGTACATCGGCGGGATGGGCGCTCGCGGCAAAAACTTCTATCACAGCCTGGCGACGCGCTACGGCTACGGCGAGGTCGCCGACGACATCCAGGACCTCTACCTAGCGGGCAAGAAGTCCGAAGCCATCGCCGCCGTTCCCGACGAGTTGGTGCGAGCTGTATCGCTGGTGGGCCCGCGCGGTTTCGTCAAAGAGCGACTCGCCGCATTCGTCGAAGCCGGTGCCACCACGCTTCTGCTGCAGCCGCTGTCGGGTGACCGCGCCGAAACGCTGCGATATGTAGAGGAATTGCGCGAGCTGCTCCCGTAG
- a CDS encoding DEAD/DEAH box helicase, whose product MSTFADLGLPQAVVDVLAGNGIDTPFPIQSATLPDSLAGRDVLGRGRTGSGKTYAFLLPMVTRLTASQTKRAPGRPRALILAPTRELVAQIEAALAPLAAATNLRSVVVFGGVGHQPQIDKLRAGVDIVIACPGRLEDHVKSRHADLSAVEITVLDEADHMADLGFLPPVKRLMDKTPRKGQRMLFSATLDGGVDVLVKRYLTDPVVHSVDSEQSPVAAMDHHVLHVEKAARINVLADLAASPGRKIVFARTKHGAKNLARQLNSRGVPAVELHGNLSQNARTRNLAAFSDGSAWVLVATDIAARGIHVDDVTLVVHADPPVEHKAYLHRSGRTARAGNDGTVVTLMLDEQVSDVRQLTRKAGVKPTITRFRGPSHPVLHEIAPGERTFGQPIAPATPSRPAPAKPDQARRRRPARRRRPTNV is encoded by the coding sequence GTGTCCACTTTCGCCGACCTCGGCCTGCCCCAGGCGGTCGTCGACGTTCTTGCCGGCAACGGCATCGACACCCCGTTCCCCATCCAGAGCGCAACGCTGCCCGATTCATTGGCCGGCCGCGACGTACTGGGCCGCGGCCGCACGGGATCCGGCAAGACTTATGCGTTCTTGTTGCCCATGGTGACGAGACTCACAGCGAGCCAGACGAAGCGAGCACCGGGCCGTCCGCGCGCGCTCATTCTCGCCCCGACCCGTGAGCTGGTCGCTCAGATCGAGGCCGCACTCGCGCCGTTGGCCGCCGCGACGAACCTGCGTTCCGTCGTCGTGTTTGGCGGCGTCGGGCACCAGCCGCAGATCGATAAGCTGCGCGCCGGCGTCGACATCGTCATCGCCTGCCCAGGCCGCCTGGAAGACCATGTGAAATCACGCCACGCGGATCTGTCCGCCGTCGAGATCACCGTGCTCGACGAGGCTGACCATATGGCGGATCTCGGCTTCTTGCCTCCGGTGAAGCGGTTGATGGACAAGACACCTCGCAAGGGACAGCGAATGCTGTTCTCCGCCACCTTGGATGGTGGTGTGGATGTTCTGGTCAAGCGGTACCTGACCGATCCGGTCGTGCACAGTGTCGACTCGGAGCAGTCGCCGGTCGCGGCAATGGACCACCACGTGCTCCACGTCGAGAAGGCGGCCCGCATCAACGTGCTCGCCGACCTGGCTGCCTCGCCCGGACGAAAGATCGTCTTCGCGCGCACCAAACACGGTGCCAAGAACCTTGCCCGCCAGCTGAATTCGCGCGGAGTACCAGCAGTCGAGTTGCACGGCAACCTGTCTCAGAACGCCCGTACACGCAACCTTGCGGCATTCTCCGATGGTTCGGCCTGGGTACTGGTCGCGACGGATATCGCCGCACGCGGCATCCACGTTGACGATGTGACGCTCGTCGTGCACGCGGACCCGCCGGTCGAACACAAGGCCTATCTGCACCGGTCCGGCAGGACTGCGCGTGCCGGAAACGACGGCACCGTCGTGACGCTGATGCTCGATGAGCAGGTGTCCGACGTGCGACAGCTGACGCGCAAGGCCGGCGTGAAGCCGACGATCACGCGCTTCCGCGGCCCGTCGCATCCGGTGCTGCACGAGATCGCGCCGGGCGAGCGCACCTTCGGTCAGCCGATCGCGCCTGCCACCCCGAGCCGACCCGCGCCGGCCAAGCCGGACCAGGCCCGTCGCCGCCGTCCCGCACGTCGTAGGCGCCCGACCAACGTGTAA
- a CDS encoding HNH endonuclease signature motif containing protein produces MFEYEFAEADDSVIVAAIEDGVQAEAAIAARRLAAISELTRRRVLDEDERANWACDFWDSAAAEVAAAMNISHRKASGQMRIAETLRDHLPLVAGLFTRGRLSVRVVSAITWRTRLITDPAVWALIDAALVKRAEQWGPLSEDKLSAAVDALVFGFDPAAVILSREEARTRDFVVGKFDDEAGVASVWGKLLATDAAVLKKKVAAIAATVCDDDPRSAGERRADALGAFANGNTHLRCACTSPRCPARAEQPASKSSVIVNVYADQAAVAAAQSTVTAASPAPSPPVSAGTALLSGTEVMPTPLLAELLRNGAKLQPLGPPADEPESGYRPSAKVARFVRARDLTCRFPGCTMPAEFCDIDHVVPYPLGATHPSNLACLCRKHHHLKTFWTGDWELKLLPDGAAVWTSPTGRTYTTHPGCRSYFPDWDTDTGELPAPPKTETSSTERGVMMPLRKRTRAQDREARIKAEREQNDPDPPPF; encoded by the coding sequence ATGTTCGAATACGAGTTCGCGGAGGCCGACGATTCTGTAATCGTCGCTGCCATCGAGGACGGCGTGCAGGCTGAGGCCGCTATAGCGGCACGCCGGCTGGCCGCGATCTCGGAACTGACCCGCCGCCGCGTCCTCGATGAGGACGAACGGGCCAATTGGGCGTGTGATTTCTGGGATTCGGCGGCGGCGGAGGTGGCCGCGGCGATGAACATCAGTCACCGCAAGGCCTCGGGGCAGATGCGGATCGCCGAGACATTGCGTGATCACCTGCCGCTGGTGGCCGGATTGTTTACCCGGGGGCGGCTCAGTGTGCGGGTGGTCTCGGCGATCACCTGGCGCACGCGATTGATCACCGACCCTGCGGTGTGGGCGTTGATCGACGCGGCGCTGGTCAAACGCGCCGAGCAGTGGGGTCCGCTTTCAGAAGACAAACTGAGCGCGGCGGTGGATGCGTTGGTGTTCGGCTTCGACCCCGCTGCGGTGATCCTGAGCCGTGAGGAGGCGCGCACGCGGGACTTCGTTGTCGGAAAGTTCGATGATGAGGCGGGTGTGGCCTCGGTGTGGGGCAAGTTGTTGGCCACCGATGCTGCGGTGCTGAAGAAGAAAGTCGCCGCGATCGCGGCCACGGTGTGCGATGACGATCCCCGCTCTGCGGGTGAGCGCCGCGCGGACGCACTGGGCGCCTTCGCCAACGGCAACACTCATCTACGGTGCGCCTGCACCAGTCCGAGGTGTCCCGCGAGAGCCGAGCAGCCGGCGTCGAAGTCCTCGGTGATTGTTAACGTCTACGCCGATCAAGCTGCCGTCGCCGCTGCGCAGTCGACAGTCACGGCGGCGTCACCCGCACCGTCGCCCCCGGTGTCGGCGGGCACGGCACTCCTGTCGGGTACTGAGGTGATGCCGACCCCGTTGTTGGCCGAGCTGTTGCGCAACGGCGCCAAGCTACAACCGCTGGGCCCACCGGCCGACGAGCCGGAGTCGGGTTATCGGCCGTCGGCGAAAGTGGCGCGTTTTGTCCGGGCCCGGGATCTGACGTGCCGGTTCCCGGGGTGCACGATGCCTGCGGAGTTCTGCGATATCGATCACGTGGTTCCTTATCCGCTGGGGGCGACGCATCCGTCGAATCTGGCTTGCTTGTGCCGAAAACACCATCACCTCAAAACGTTCTGGACGGGCGATTGGGAACTGAAGCTCCTGCCTGATGGTGCGGCGGTGTGGACGTCGCCGACGGGGCGGACCTACACCACCCATCCGGGCTGTCGAAGTTACTTCCCCGACTGGGACACCGACACCGGGGAACTCCCGGCCCCACCGAAGACGGAGACGTCGAGCACCGAGCGCGGTGTGATGATGCCCCTACGCAAACGCACCCGCGCCCAAGACCGCGAAGCACGCATCAAAGCCGAACGCGAACAGAACGATCCGGACCCACCACCGTTCTAA
- a CDS encoding diacylglycerol-binding protein: MKLRAPELLVLFLVGAAASLVGDHSHVVSGTTEYFTDAVPFVWSSPVWFPIMVGAATVSLAELRLHLPRPRTTVTARQGLAGIAAVLGTYVTTAPVRSAPPIPSTTLIVAMAVITWCALGDKPSVVCGVVAAVIGPIVEIVLVKVGVFAYNADSDGLFGVGPWLVPLYFAFGVVVAMLGEIAAKQRQTDNVAV; the protein is encoded by the coding sequence GTGAAGTTGCGAGCGCCTGAACTGCTGGTCCTCTTCTTAGTGGGGGCAGCGGCATCACTGGTCGGCGATCACAGTCATGTCGTCAGCGGCACCACGGAGTACTTCACGGACGCAGTGCCGTTCGTGTGGAGCAGCCCAGTCTGGTTTCCCATCATGGTCGGCGCTGCGACGGTGTCCCTAGCCGAACTGCGACTGCATCTGCCCCGCCCGCGGACCACTGTCACGGCACGGCAAGGGCTTGCGGGTATCGCCGCTGTCCTCGGTACCTATGTCACGACCGCACCCGTGCGCAGTGCACCACCGATACCCAGTACGACCCTCATCGTCGCGATGGCAGTAATCACCTGGTGCGCGCTGGGGGATAAGCCCTCTGTGGTGTGCGGTGTAGTGGCCGCGGTCATCGGACCTATCGTCGAGATCGTGCTCGTCAAGGTCGGTGTGTTCGCGTACAACGCTGACTCCGATGGACTGTTCGGTGTCGGGCCGTGGCTAGTCCCACTGTATTTCGCCTTCGGCGTGGTCGTCGCGATGCTCGGCGAGATCGCGGCTAAGCAACGGCAAACCGATAACGTCGCCGTATAG
- a CDS encoding type VII secretion target, translated as MGERDAARVDVAALLGVAGEYESVADAVDAVVRTRLAGLQFGAGSAGRMHVARGEAVRIAVDGIADRLREWSRASAEIAATLRNTAVRYDEADVRAGRLVG; from the coding sequence ATGGGGGAACGAGACGCCGCACGCGTCGACGTCGCCGCGCTGCTTGGCGTAGCCGGCGAGTATGAATCCGTGGCCGACGCCGTCGACGCCGTTGTCCGCACGCGGCTCGCGGGTTTGCAGTTCGGCGCTGGCAGTGCTGGGCGGATGCATGTCGCGCGCGGTGAGGCGGTGCGTATCGCGGTCGACGGTATCGCCGACCGGCTGCGGGAATGGTCGCGGGCGTCGGCGGAGATCGCGGCGACGTTGCGAAACACTGCGGTTCGGTACGACGAGGCCGACGTCCGCGCCGGCCGACTGGTGGGGTGA
- the glmM gene encoding phosphoglucosamine mutase → MGRLFGTDGVRGVANQDLTSELALALGSAAARRLGSIGGRARRVAVVGRDPRASGEMLEAAVIAGITSEGVDALRVGVLPTPAVAYLAAAYDADFGVMISASHNPMPDNGIKIFGPGGHKLDDAAEDRIEELVHQGPGQRPTGAGIGRVVDAEDALDRYLRHVGKAVTTRLDGLTVVVDCAHGAASAAAPRAYRAAGANVIAINAEPNGLNINDGCGSTHMDALQAAVVAHNADLGLAHDGDADRCLAVDASGQTIDGDAIMVIMALAMQEAGELASNTLVATVMSNLGLHLAMRAASIEVRTTGVGDRYVLEELRAGEYSLGGEQSGHIVMPAFGTTGDGILTGLRLMSRMAQTRTSLATLAEPMQTLPQVLINVEVADKATVADAPSVRTAVAEAEATLGDSGRILLRPSGTEQVVRVMVEAADEDTARQLAVRVAESVSEQR, encoded by the coding sequence ATGGGTCGACTGTTCGGCACCGATGGGGTGCGCGGCGTCGCCAACCAGGATCTGACTTCTGAGCTGGCTTTGGCGCTGGGTTCCGCGGCGGCTCGACGCCTTGGCAGCATTGGTGGGCGCGCTCGCCGGGTGGCGGTCGTCGGCCGCGACCCGAGAGCCAGCGGAGAGATGCTCGAAGCGGCGGTGATCGCAGGCATCACCAGCGAGGGCGTGGACGCACTGCGGGTCGGGGTGCTGCCGACGCCGGCTGTGGCCTACCTCGCGGCTGCGTACGACGCCGACTTCGGCGTGATGATCAGCGCGTCGCATAATCCGATGCCAGACAATGGCATCAAGATATTCGGCCCGGGCGGCCACAAGCTCGACGATGCCGCCGAGGACCGGATCGAGGAGCTGGTTCACCAAGGACCCGGCCAACGACCGACCGGCGCAGGTATCGGTCGTGTCGTCGACGCCGAGGACGCGTTGGATCGATACCTCCGGCATGTCGGCAAGGCCGTCACGACTCGCCTCGACGGGCTGACCGTCGTCGTCGACTGCGCACACGGCGCCGCTTCGGCTGCGGCGCCTCGCGCATATCGCGCCGCAGGTGCCAACGTCATCGCCATCAACGCAGAGCCCAATGGGCTCAACATCAACGACGGCTGCGGCTCCACGCACATGGATGCGTTGCAGGCGGCGGTCGTGGCGCACAATGCGGACCTCGGCCTCGCACACGACGGCGACGCCGACCGGTGCCTGGCCGTGGATGCGAGCGGACAGACCATCGACGGCGACGCGATCATGGTGATCATGGCGCTCGCGATGCAGGAGGCCGGTGAGCTCGCATCCAACACGTTGGTCGCCACTGTCATGAGCAACCTCGGTCTGCACCTCGCGATGCGCGCGGCGTCCATCGAGGTACGCACCACCGGCGTCGGCGACCGCTACGTCCTGGAGGAATTGCGTGCCGGAGAGTATTCGCTCGGTGGCGAGCAATCGGGTCACATCGTCATGCCCGCGTTCGGCACAACGGGTGACGGCATCCTTACCGGCTTGCGCTTGATGTCGCGGATGGCTCAGACGCGCACATCTCTGGCCACACTCGCCGAGCCGATGCAGACCCTGCCGCAGGTACTGATCAACGTCGAGGTCGCAGATAAGGCGACCGTCGCAGACGCCCCGTCGGTGCGCACCGCGGTCGCCGAGGCCGAGGCCACGCTGGGAGATTCGGGTCGAATCCTGTTGCGACCCTCGGGGACTGAACAGGTGGTCCGCGTGATGGTCGAGGCTGCCGACGAGGACACCGCGCGTCAGCTCGCCGTCCGGGTGGCGGAGTCGGTCAGCGAACAACGCTGA
- the rpsI gene encoding 30S ribosomal protein S9 — MAEAPVVEAATEAAAPEAAPAREPVIIDRPIQTVGRRKEAVVRVRLVPGTGQFHLDGRSLEAYFPNKVHQQLIKAPLVTVDRVDAFDIYAHLDGGGPSGQAGALRLAISRALILVQPEDRPALKKAGFLTRDPRAIERKKYGLKKARKAPQYSKR; from the coding sequence GTGGCCGAGGCCCCCGTGGTGGAGGCCGCGACCGAGGCAGCCGCGCCTGAAGCGGCTCCCGCTCGCGAGCCGGTCATCATCGACCGCCCGATCCAGACCGTCGGCCGTCGCAAGGAAGCCGTGGTCCGGGTGCGTCTGGTGCCGGGCACGGGCCAGTTCCACCTGGACGGCCGCTCTCTTGAGGCCTACTTCCCGAACAAGGTGCACCAGCAGCTCATCAAGGCCCCGCTGGTGACCGTGGACCGGGTGGACGCCTTCGACATCTACGCCCACCTCGATGGCGGCGGCCCGTCCGGGCAGGCCGGCGCACTTCGCCTGGCGATTTCCCGCGCGCTGATCCTGGTGCAGCCCGAGGACCGGCCTGCACTGAAGAAGGCCGGCTTCCTTACCCGCGATCCGCGGGCCATCGAACGCAAGAAGTACGGCCTCAAGAAGGCCCGTAAGGCGCCGCAGTACAGCAAGCGCTGA
- the rplM gene encoding 50S ribosomal protein L13, giving the protein MSTYTPKAGDTTRSWYVIDATDVVLGRLAVAAANLLRGKHKPTFTPNVDGGDFVIVINADKIAISGDKLTKKFAYRHSGFPGGLRARALGDEMEKHADRVVEKAILGMIPHTKLGHQIQKKLKVYVGPDHPHTAQQPIPYEIKQVAQ; this is encoded by the coding sequence GTGTCTACGTACACGCCGAAGGCGGGTGACACCACACGTTCGTGGTACGTCATCGACGCCACCGACGTGGTGCTCGGCCGGCTCGCCGTCGCAGCAGCAAATCTGCTGCGTGGCAAGCACAAGCCGACATTCACGCCGAATGTCGACGGTGGCGATTTCGTCATCGTCATCAATGCAGACAAGATCGCCATCAGTGGCGACAAACTCACGAAGAAGTTCGCCTACCGCCACTCGGGTTTTCCCGGCGGTCTGCGCGCGCGTGCGCTCGGTGACGAGATGGAGAAGCACGCCGACCGGGTCGTCGAGAAGGCGATCCTCGGCATGATCCCGCACACCAAGCTCGGTCATCAGATCCAGAAGAAGCTGAAGGTCTACGTGGGCCCGGATCATCCCCACACCGCTCAGCAGCCCATTCCGTATGAGATCAAGCAGGTAGCCCAGTGA
- a CDS encoding WXG100 family type VII secretion target gives MENVLSYNFGEIEYTVRQEIHTTSARLNAALDDLRAQIAPLQEIWTRQAAEAYRIEQARWEQAANALNDILVRLGNAVRDGSDEVAATDRMAANAWGG, from the coding sequence ATGGAGAACGTGCTCTCGTACAACTTCGGCGAGATCGAGTACACGGTCCGGCAGGAAATCCACACCACCTCGGCCCGACTGAACGCTGCCCTTGATGATCTACGCGCCCAGATCGCGCCACTGCAGGAAATCTGGACGCGCCAGGCCGCCGAGGCATATCGCATCGAGCAGGCCCGCTGGGAGCAGGCGGCGAACGCGCTGAACGACATCCTGGTCAGATTGGGCAACGCGGTCCGCGACGGTTCGGACGAGGTCGCTGCGACGGATCGGATGGCGGCCAACGCCTGGGGCGGATAG
- a CDS encoding WXG100 family type VII secretion target — MTTPAGGSLNTDFDLMAAIAGKTDARNEEIRAMLASFIGRMGGVPASVWGGVAATRFHDVVDRWNTESVKLHAALQRIAETIRLNQATLRDAAETHSHQIGTVATNL; from the coding sequence ATGACGACACCGGCAGGTGGCTCACTCAACACCGACTTCGACCTGATGGCGGCCATCGCCGGGAAGACGGATGCGCGAAACGAGGAGATCCGGGCGATGCTTGCGTCCTTCATCGGGCGCATGGGCGGCGTACCGGCATCCGTCTGGGGTGGGGTGGCCGCGACCCGCTTCCACGACGTCGTCGATCGATGGAACACCGAATCGGTCAAGCTCCACGCGGCACTGCAGCGGATCGCCGAAACGATTCGCCTGAACCAGGCAACGCTTCGCGATGCCGCGGAGACCCATTCGCACCAGATCGGCACCGTCGCCACCAACCTTTGA